A single genomic interval of Sphingopyxis sp. CCNWLW2 harbors:
- a CDS encoding sulfatase-like hydrolase/transferase, producing MRDTGEIDRRTLLAGGAAALAAVQGASAKGAAAAERAAPVRADQKRRGGRPNILLVVNDQERALADIPAALPLPAHDWLRERGILFDRFHVNTTPCGPSRSNIYTGLHTQHSGVYANPNSPPHPQLSPKIPTIGTMLRRAGYRTTYKGKWHLSNINEGLNLRGVAGGIFPNTRDILEPFGFSGYNFNGEREGLSWEGFMSDGVTAAEAAGQLRAFADDDDAAPWFMAVNFVNPHDIMFYDPSGEGEATRARPNLVAPLLAAPGDPVYGRDWKFPLPRSFHADDLSRKPRAHAAINASSGAFYGRMRHEDEAVWRRNQNYYFNCIRDVDRHMQTVFDALVASGQFDNTIILFTSDHGERAGAHGMRQKGGTIYKEDVGVPLIVVHPDLPGGRTTHALGSAVDLVPTMLALAGVDEAAAREMQPKLAGHDLSAAIASSAARTRRDDAGILFNYAVRYGWNAPDVPKGAAETKPLPENDLMLRRLHRGVHDGRYKFARYFAPSQHHIPKRWDDLVAHNDLELYDTAADPDEIDNLAWRPDAHKSLIERLNARTNTLIEAEVGEDKGAEYPGPATQYETLKLA from the coding sequence ATGCGCGATACGGGAGAGATCGACCGGCGGACATTGCTCGCCGGGGGCGCTGCGGCCCTGGCGGCGGTGCAGGGCGCGAGCGCGAAGGGGGCTGCCGCCGCCGAACGCGCCGCGCCGGTGCGGGCGGACCAGAAGCGGCGCGGCGGCCGCCCGAACATCCTTTTGGTGGTCAACGACCAGGAACGGGCGCTCGCCGACATTCCCGCCGCGCTGCCGCTGCCCGCGCACGACTGGTTGCGCGAACGCGGCATTCTCTTCGATCGCTTCCATGTGAACACGACGCCGTGCGGCCCGTCGCGCTCGAACATCTACACCGGGCTGCACACGCAGCACAGCGGCGTCTATGCCAATCCCAACTCGCCGCCGCATCCCCAGCTCAGCCCGAAGATTCCGACGATCGGGACGATGCTGCGCCGCGCCGGTTACCGCACGACCTACAAGGGCAAATGGCATCTTTCGAACATCAACGAGGGGCTGAACCTGCGCGGCGTCGCCGGCGGAATTTTCCCCAACACGCGCGATATTCTCGAGCCCTTCGGTTTTTCGGGCTATAATTTCAACGGCGAGCGCGAGGGACTTTCGTGGGAAGGATTCATGAGCGACGGGGTGACCGCCGCCGAAGCCGCCGGCCAGCTTCGCGCCTTTGCCGACGACGACGATGCGGCGCCGTGGTTCATGGCGGTCAATTTCGTCAATCCGCACGACATCATGTTCTATGACCCGAGCGGCGAGGGCGAGGCGACGCGCGCGCGGCCGAACCTCGTCGCGCCGCTGCTCGCCGCGCCGGGCGACCCTGTCTATGGCCGCGACTGGAAATTCCCGCTGCCGCGCAGCTTTCATGCCGACGACCTGTCGCGCAAGCCGCGCGCCCACGCCGCGATCAACGCCAGCTCGGGCGCCTTCTACGGCCGGATGCGGCACGAGGACGAGGCGGTCTGGCGCCGCAACCAGAATTATTATTTCAACTGCATCCGCGACGTCGACCGGCACATGCAGACGGTGTTCGACGCGCTTGTCGCTTCGGGGCAATTCGACAACACGATCATCCTCTTCACCTCCGACCATGGCGAACGCGCCGGCGCACACGGGATGCGGCAGAAGGGCGGGACGATCTACAAGGAGGATGTCGGCGTGCCGCTGATCGTCGTCCACCCCGACCTTCCGGGCGGGCGCACGACCCATGCGCTCGGCAGCGCGGTCGACCTCGTCCCGACGATGCTGGCGCTCGCCGGGGTCGATGAAGCGGCGGCGCGCGAAATGCAGCCGAAGCTGGCGGGCCATGACCTGTCGGCGGCGATCGCTTCGTCCGCCGCGCGGACGCGCCGCGACGACGCCGGAATCCTCTTCAACTATGCCGTGCGCTACGGGTGGAACGCCCCCGATGTGCCAAAAGGCGCTGCCGAGACGAAGCCGCTGCCCGAAAACGACCTGATGCTTCGCCGCCTGCACCGCGGCGTCCACGACGGCCGTTACAAGTTCGCGCGCTATTTCGCGCCTTCGCAGCATCATATCCCGAAGCGCTGGGACGACCTCGTCGCGCATAACGACCTCGAACTCTATGACACGGCGGCCGACCCCGACGAGATCGACAATCTCGCCTGGCGACCGGACGCTCACAAATCGCTGATCGAACGCCTGAACGCCCGGACCAACACGCTGATCGAAGCCGAGGTTGGTGAGGACAAGGGTGCCGAATATCCGGGTCCGGCCACACAATATGAGACGCTGAAACTCGCCTGA